A stretch of the Nothobranchius furzeri strain GRZ-AD chromosome 5, NfurGRZ-RIMD1, whole genome shotgun sequence genome encodes the following:
- the LOC107379099 gene encoding sperm acrosome membrane-associated protein 4, with the protein MLKLLSPLICLFLLPAAVTLFCYTCVFPAISPLDCIRFPLRCPPGQLCLSSRAVGQKGDFHVVLYEKSCVLQALCGITGERSAMGLNFTFTNECCNTHLCNRAARPAPPLWSVTLLTLLTECSAW; encoded by the exons ATGTTGAAGCTTCTGAGTCCTCTGATTTGCCTGTTTTTACTTCCAGCTGCAG TGACCCTCTTCTGCTACACCTGTGTGTTTCCTGCCATCTCACCTCTGGACTGCATCAGATTCCCTCTCAGGTGTCCACCTGGGCAGCTCTGCCTCTCCAGCAGAGCCGTAGGTCAGAAAG GAGACTTCCATGTGGTGCTGTACGAGAAGAGCTGTGTCCTGCAGGCTCTGTGTGGAATCACAGGTGAGAGGTCTGCCATGGGACTCAACTTCACCTTCACCAACGAGTGCTGCAACACACACCTGTGCAACAGAGCTGCGAGGCCCGCTCCCCCCCTCTGGTCTGTCACGTTACTCACCCTGCTCACTGAGTGCTCGGCCTGGTGA